Genomic segment of Juglans microcarpa x Juglans regia isolate MS1-56 chromosome 7S, Jm3101_v1.0, whole genome shotgun sequence:
TTGTgtagaatttcttttatttagatttCCTTCCAACTTTCTCTGTATCATACTACTATAATctattttacattatttaatatatatatatattacatttttaatattataaattgattatgaaatatttattgataaaatgaactcttttatagatatatattttattttatatatatttgatatatatttttttaataattgtaaaagtgattatatataaaaaattatttaaaattataaaattcaatataaatacGATGCGCGGGTGATAGGCTCGTATCTACTAATTGTCAAAGCATGGCCCAGGCCCAGCTAGGAAATTAGGCACATGCCATATAAAATGGAGCAGCGAGCGCCTCCGGCCGCAACGAGGCAACCACCGTAAACGGTATTCACAGAAACCGATCGAAGAAAAGCCAACAATTTTCGTGGCGTTtcttctgctttttttttttttttttttaatcctccattctcttccccttcttccttcccctcttcctcttcctcagtTGTGCTGTGTTGCGTTGCACACATACGTACGTACGCGTACGTACATAGAGTCATAGAGGTTATAGAGGAATACAGATACCAGGCGGGGATTCCTCATGTAAAAGGTGGAAAATCCTTTCACGACTGGTTTGCGGACTTAACCCCAATCCTCCTGGTAGATCTTTTTTGTCCacctctttcatttcttttatcttcctGAGGAATTTTGGTTCTACTTGTATTTGTATTGCAAAATGGTGGGAAAATTTGTTGCTATCTTTTTTTCCCGTTTGTAATTAGCTCAAAAACGCTGGACTAATACATTTGGTGAATTTGCTTGCTAACCAATTCACCAGATGAAGCATGAGGGGGTTGTTAGAATCCGTTTGATTGGTATATGTGTGTTTGCGCAATTTGGACGTAAATTGTTGTTCATCTTCAAAGTACCTTttctagattttctttttgctctTTAAGCTGTAAAACAAACTTGGGAGAAATAAAATGCCACCCAAATACTGCCCTAGGGTTTCTAGTTTATGCTCATTActaattttgagaaatattaatgTCTGTTGCAGTAGTAGGCTTCTCTTGTTCGAAGTTTGTTTAATGGGGATTCAAACAATGGGGTCTCAAGGCAATGGTCAACAGCCTCATTTACAACCATCCCCACTGGCAAGGCAGAGCTCATGGTATAACCTCACCCTTAATGAAGTAAAAAACCAATTGGGGGACATGGGGAAACCAGTGGGTAGCATGAACCTTGATGAGCTTCTGCAGAAAGTGTGGGCCGCTGAAGCAAATCAATCCATGGGAATGGACAATGACAACTCCTCTTCAGCATCTTCCTTCCAACGTGAGGCTACTAGTGCAACATTGGCTCAGGCATTGAGTGGGAAGACGGTTGATCAAGTGTGGACAGAGATTCAACAAGGGCGGAACAAGAGGTATGGTGAAGGCCCAAAGGGTCAGGATAGCAATATGAAACTTGGGGAAACGACTTTGGAGGACTTCCTTGTACAAGCAGGGCTTTTTGCCCAAGCTTTTGTAGGTCCTACCATGGGGTTGGATATTGTTGAGGCAGTGACCCCTCAAAGTTTTCCACAAAAGATGGGTTTGTCATCATCCCCTTCAACATGCACGTTATCCGATACAACAACGCCTGGATGGAAAAGGACTGCCTCAGATACATTCGAGAAGGCTTTGGACAGGAGGCTTAAGAGAAAAATCAAGAACAGGGAATCGGCTGCACGCTCACGAGCTAGAAAACAGGTAGGCTTATGTGCTTGTTTCCTTTTCGAAATTACTTATGTTGGTTTATGCTACCCTTGTTCATTGATGAACCATTTGGGACCGCACAGGCTTACCATAACGAGCTAGTGAGCAAAGTCTCACATCTAGAAGAGGAGAATATAAAGCTCAAGAAAGAGAAGGTAAGAATCAGtgtctcatgttttatttacttatcaaaaagatgctttatttattttatctattttttgctatgtttcttctataaatacttttaaacttTTTGTGGTGTCTTTTTAGTTGTTACTGTTATATAGTATATTGCTActaaaaatatagaatattaatttctaGTGCTGTCTAAAGTTGATAAGGCAGAAGCATTCCATCGTAGAGATAAGTTTATCATGTCATAACTAGAGTGActtctttacttataaaaagaaaagactagAGTGACTTCTTATGTGATGAATTTCGTCTTGATAAAGATAGTCAGTTGTTGCCACACAAGATTATGTATATGATTCTGCATTAAATAATCCCTCTTCTCCCTACAAGACCCAGTTGgtttttattttacctattaaaaaaaagaaccagGTGGAAGATGCTTCGTGAGTTCAAGACCTATTGAGCAGCATATGCATCATGTCAGTTCATTGAGACAAGAGACTTTTCAGATATGgaacaaagaaaagaaggaagttCTTTACAAAGATGTAATTGGTTGATTCTACTCACTCTTTAGATGAATAGGAGCGGCCAATTGTAAAGAATAAGAAACTATCATAATTTTTATGCCAAATATAGCTTTCCATCATCTACTGATATTTGACAGTGTTGATCATAATTAACAGTAAGAAAATGGAGTTGGGGAAAGTAAGTTTAAAATAGGACTCCTacaaagtttgaaaatatgatagTGGGTAACAGTTCGAAGATCATTATAGATAGATTATAATGAGTTTGattgttattgttgttgatGAGTTTATGTCACTATTGCATTGTGCGAAATGCCACTCGCCAGTAGTTATTGGCAAAAGCTGTTCATTGTGGCACTGAATATAATATATCTGGAATTTTCTATGTTGATCGTGGTCAGTGTGTTATATTGTTCTCAATGGAACTGGTTGGCTAGGTAGAcgaaataattatttgatataatataaatgcttTGTTAGCCCCATGTTTCATTGCTTTGGAGGATTAAAATGAAGTAGGAGCAATATTGGGGATATATCTCACtatttaggctgcgtttggatgttgagctgaactcagttctttatgaataatagtgaattgaaTAGTGGAAGGAGTTATGTGGAgctcatctaaactgagtttaaagtgtgtttgtatgttaagatgagttttgtactttttatgggaagttgaaaaaggttatggatCCCACTTATagagatgtgttaagttgaaaaaggttgtggatctcaCTTGtaatgaggttttgagttgagataagtttagtaatttgagagttgggtgtttgaatgttagactcaacttaaaattagactgagctcagctgagtcttgcaaccaaacgtagccttagtaGATCAATTTGGAAGTTAGGAAAGTTCTTTTCACCAGGTTTGGTTTTGGCCTTTAATTTGTGGGATTATTTTGACACAAATTATAACGACCCAAAAGAAATGGATGAGTTTCTTTAAACCTTAGACAACGTCATGAAATCCCGAAAAGATTTCATGAATAGAGCGACTGATttggttttagtctgtcagcatagttaAATCCTGACCCACTATGGTGATGGGgttgcctttttatttatttaaggcaCTTAGGAGCACAAGCTGGCGAAACGAATTGCACCATTAGtctcagatgaatatttaggattttacagtgcAATAATATGTTTCCTGCTTTTTGGATGAATAGTAGTCGAGagtgcttttttatttatttatttttcaggtGAATAGTAATACCTAGGATAGTGCCACATGGCAACCAGTTCGAGCAATTGTCAAATCACCATGTAGAATGTACAATTCCACTTAGAATCAGTAGGATTACTTTTTGGTTGGACACATGGCACGATCCtaactattcatttgaatagtaATAGGACACTTGTCACATGGAGAATGAAGTGTGGTGGAATGGAGGGTAACTAAAGCCATGTGATCATGCCTCTTTTGCCAAACATTATTCTGACCAACCAAAACACTATTTGGTCAACCAAAAAAGGGTTTCGACCCTAGTGCAACCCTAAACCattgaaaaccaacaaaaaccctaaatccTATGTGTTGGCTGAAACCCTAGACTtggtttccaaaccctaaagtggTCGATTCACTTAATCACTTGATAAATCACTTACTCATATTATTAACCACTCAATTATACACTCATACACTCCTAACCACTTTCTTACATCGTGCTAATTACTTTGAgccaagaaaattttgatttggacTTGATccaaccgaaaccctaaatgaaacCCTTTCTGTACCCCAAATTGAAGCTCACTCGATTAGGCCCATCTTTGGCCCAGTGAaaaccaccaccaagccaagcATCTCAAGCTAGCTTCTTCCTCCTCCCAAGGCCAAGGCTATGGATGACATGCCACTCATTtggtacaattggagccctactccaaaatgactagtcaatggtacaattaGAACCCTATTAATCATTTTAAAGAGCAAGAACTaatcatttccaagcaatgtaaGATCCAATATACTACCTACACTCATCAGtcaatatggggtatcacaattttCTCCCATTGAATTCTTGACAACCTTGTGAGGCCATTCCATCGTAGGTGATATGGCTTAAGTCCCACACTTATGGTTGTGATAGAATTTGATATCTTTTCTAACGCCTTAAGGAAAGGCCTAAACTACATCTAGTCcctactccaaaaggactagtcaatactacaattggagccctattgaaatcattataaagagcacGGACTTCTCCCTTCCAAGCAATTtaggatctcatacactacctacgCTCATCAGTCAGTATGGGGTACAACAAACTTCCCACTTAAGTTCTCGACGTCCTCGTCGAGCTATTCCATTATAGATGGCATAGCTCAAGTCTCATATGTTTAGTTGTgataggctttgataccatttatGGCGTCCCAATGGAGGTCCAAGCCACATTTGGGCCTACTTTAAatggactagtcaatgatacaattgcaacccattaaaatcattataaagagcaagaatttctccctcccaagcaatgtgggatcccatacaccataTTCCCTCATATGCCAATATGGGTATTGCATAAAGCATGTCAATTATATAAATTGCTATGTTTTATGTAGACATTCATTAAGGAAATccctttttttcattaattgatttacaacaatatatatactacatacaATTGACGGTTATACCCTCACAAGTTACACTTATTACAACCATGTCCTTTAACACTTCCCCTCAAGCTGTGGCATGTATATCATATAAACCCAGCTTGAAACAAATAAGTTTTAACCGACTACAATACAATGACTTAGTAAACATATCTACGAGTTGATCTGCAGACTTCAAAAAGGTGTAGAAATGTCACCACTTACTATCTTATCTCGAATGAAGTACAATCAATTTCTATGTGTTTAGTCCTCTCATGAAACACAGGATTAGAGGCAATATGCACTGCAGCttaattatcacaaaataattaaagaggGACAGGAGCCAGAAACCCAATTTCTTGAAGAAGTGTTGCAACTATGTCAGCTCACTAGTAGTGTGAGCCATTGCCCTGTATTAAGCTTTTGTACTAGACTGAGCTACTACTGCTTGTTGCTTACTCTTCTATATAACCAAGTTACCTCCCACAAAGGTACAATATCCAGTAGTAAATTTTCTATCTGAAGGCCATCCTGCCTAGTTAACATCTGAAAAGGCTTCAACCCTAAGATTTCCATTTGATCGATACAACAATTCAAGGCCAAGAGCTCGCTTAAGATAACGAAGAATATGAATTACAACATCCCAATGTGAGACCCTGGacatttgtaaaaattgactCAGTACACTAACTGCATAAGAGATGTCTGGTCTGGTGATAGTGAGATAATTCAATTTCCCAACAAGTCTTTGATACTTGCCTGGATCTCCAAACAACTCTCCTTCCTCTTTAAAGAATTTACGATTTGGGTCCATATATAGGAGTGTCAATAGGTCGTGCACCCAACATGCTAGTTGTTGTGAAATACTATACAAAGCACACACACCAAAGATGGCAAATAAAgtaaagcaacacaatcaagaacacgacacacaatatacgtggttcggaAAATTGTCTACGTCCAcaggagctgcagaaatcttattaaccagaggagattacaatcactcaatctcaactcacactctctagggctttttgctttctcacacaatatgcacttaCTAGACAATTGtgctctctcaaaatatgcttaagaccgtccaacacaagtctaatatgatgaatatatagtgagtggcgctgaaaacctaatctggcaaaatctgcgtacttcgctcgagcggagtgtcgagctcgactcgagcgaacagccaaatgaacattggctcgagcggagtgtcgggCAATGgtcaagcgaacactagggtttgcgTCTCGCTCGAGCAGAGTGTCGAGCGCGACTCAAGCGAActtctctgacttgcctttgctccagcggtctgtcgagcgaacttggctcgagccaactgtcgagccaactttcagcaaacactttttcagctccaaaaccagtctccacatacaccCCAACACTAGTTTCTTCCATAAGATCAAGTGCATATTTCCTCTGAGATATGTTTATACCCTTTTTAGATCTACTAATTTCAATTTCAAGAAAATATCTAAGTTTACCCAAGTATTTTGTCTGAAACTGATCATGTAAAAATTGTTTCTGACTATCAATTCGAGCAGAGTCACTCCCAGTAATTACAATGTCACCCACatatacaaccaacaaaatgtGACCTGTATCACTATGTAGGTGAAATACCAAATGGTCTGTTTGGCATCTATGAAGACCAAATGCCAGTACAACATCAGGAAACCTCCCAAACCATGCTCAAggagattgtttcaaaccatataatgcattttttaactTGCATACAGTACCCTGATACTCCCCCTGAGCAAAAAACCCaggtggttgctccatataaatttcttcacGCAAGTCGCTATGCAGAAATGCATTTTTAACATCCAGCTGAAATAAGGGCCAGTCTAAATTAGCAGCAAGAGAGATCAACACTCGAACAGAGGAGATTTTGGCAACTGGGAAGAAAGTCTCCTCGTAATCATTGCCATATGTTTGTGAAACCCCTAACAACCAAGTGGGCTTTCAGATGTTCCACAGAACCATCAGGATGAAATTTGATTGTAAATACCCATTTACAGCTAACAGGTTGTTTACCAGGTGGTAGTGAACAAGATCCCATGTCCCATTATAGTGAAAAtcatccatttcatttttcatagctgTCCTCCATCCCAGATCAGCAGATAAAGCATCCTGAACTGTCTTAGGAGtagaaagttttgaaagttgagaactaaaacatgagaatgaaggagataagGCATGATATGAGACAAATTGGTTAATCATATGTTGAGTAACACAAGAACGAGTACCTTTGCCGAGAGTACCTTTGCGGATAGCAATAGGTGGAAAGTCTGAAGTACTAGATAACTCAGAATTTGAAGATGGAGACACGGTTGGTGGAGGCATGGGAGCCGGCGGCTGCAAGCGACGTGAGTAAACCTGTAAAGGAACTGGGAAAGTCACTAAGGAGGGTTGCGTAAGATTGAGTGAGTATGAAGGAGAAAGTGTAAGAGTAGGTAATGGTATAGAATCACACTCAACACTCGAAAATGTGTCCAAGAAATAGGGTATGGACTCAAAGAAGGTAACATCAACACTTGTGAAATAGCGTCTATGAATAGGACTATAGCAGCGATATCCTTTTTGAATCCGGgaataaccaacaaaaaaacactTGGTAGAATGTGGATCAAGCTTATCAAAGCCTAGGTCAAGGTTATGAACATAACAAACATGCCCAAAGatttttggagggagagaaaatggCGGAGATGAAGGGAACAAAATGAAGAAGGGAGAGGAACTATCAAGAACTGATGAAGGCATACGGTTATTAAGGTGACAAGCAGTAAGAACACCACCACTCCAAAAACGTTTTGGAACATGCATGTGCAATAAAAGAGGTCGGGTTATATctaaaaaatgatgatttttgcATTCAGCCACCCCATTCTATTGGGGTGTATAGGAACATGAAGTTGATGAACAACAATTCCTTTATTACTTAAGCAAGTAGCAAAGACACTAGATTGATATTCGCTAGCATTATCAGAACGCAATACTTGAACTTTTTTGTTAAACtgggttttaatttctttccaaaacacTTTGAATATGGAAAAAAGTTCAGATCTTGCGTTCATCAAAAACACCCATGTCACATGAGAGAAGTCATCAACAAATGTGACCAAATACTAAAATTTGTTTGATTCAATATTGATTGGTCCCCATATATTAGAGTGGACCAATTCAAAAGGACTTGATGCTCGTTTATCAACTCGAGGTACAAAAGACACGATGATGTTTACTAAGTTGACAAGCTTCACAAGGAAAGAGAGACGAAAGAGAGGGGATGACCAAGGCGACAATGCCATTCATTAGAAGATGATGTGGAGGATGTAAGGGCTCGAGTTGGTGGTTGGTTAACATCAAGATAATACAGACCACCAGCTTCATGCCCCGTACCAATCTTGTTCCCCGTATTGAGATCCTAAAAGATATATGAAGAGGGATAAAAGGTCACTGAACATTGAAGACTTTGAGTAATCTTACTAATAAACATCAAACTAAAGGGAAAACTGAGAGCATATAGAACAAATGACATGGATATAGAGTCAGTGAGCTTAGTGGATCCAATGCCTATAACTTTAGCAAGGGAGTCATTAGCAAGAGTAACACTTTTTGGAGATGTCACAATATCTAACTTAGATAAGATAGAGGACATCTGGTCAGATGTTCATTAGTTCCTGCATCAATGATCCATGGATCTTGGGTGGATGAGACAATACATGTGGACGCTGTACCTGAGTGGGCAAGAGTAACTGTGGAAGATGAAGCCTGTGCGACCCAAAAGTTGATCATACTCATCCTTTGATATGTTAATCATATCTGG
This window contains:
- the LOC121241315 gene encoding ABSCISIC ACID-INSENSITIVE 5-like protein 2 isoform X1, producing the protein MGIQTMGSQGNGQQPHLQPSPLARQSSWYNLTLNEVKNQLGDMGKPVGSMNLDELLQKVWAAEANQSMGMDNDNSSSASSFQREATSATLAQALSGKTVDQVWTEIQQGRNKRYGEGPKGQDSNMKLGETTLEDFLVQAGLFAQAFVGPTMGLDIVEAVTPQSFPQKMGLSSSPSTCTLSDTTTPGWKRTASDTFEKALDRRLKRKIKNRESAARSRARKQAYHNELVSKVSHLEEENIKLKKEKEFDNMLPRESSPETKYQLRRTSSASF
- the LOC121241315 gene encoding ABSCISIC ACID-INSENSITIVE 5-like protein 2 isoform X2 — encoded protein: MGIQTMGSQGNGQQPHLQPSPLARQSSWYNLTLNEVKNQLGDMGKPVGSMNLDELLQKVWAAEANQSMGMDNDNSSSASSFQREATSATLAQALSGKTVDQVWTEIQQGRNKRYGEGPKGQDSNMKLGETTLEDFLVQAGLFAQAFVGPTMGLDIVEAVTPQSFPQKMGLSSSPSTCTLSDTTTPGWKRTASDTFEKALDRRLKRKIKNRESAARSRARKQAYHNELVSKVSHLEEENIKLKKEKIRRVGCSRLLKLERFAD